One genomic segment of Rubeoparvulum massiliense includes these proteins:
- a CDS encoding stage V sporulation protein D gives MKNSNVTIRKRLAITLFFSILLYFLLLARFAYVQLFAGQELMDKAENLWTRDVPFDAKRGQILDRNGHVLAYNVSVPSVMLIPSQIVDKDETAFQLAHILEIDRDKIDKLVRKRQLLVWIAPEGRRISEEKAQAIGALQLPGVLIVEDSQRYYPHGELAAHILGFTGVDNQGLTGVERQYDQRLVGNRGYISFYADAKGKMMPNQSERFLPPRDGEDLYLTIDINIQKIIERELDSAVQQFQPDNILAIAMDPGNGEILGMASRPTYHPGQYREYESEIYNRNLPIWKTYEPGSTFKVITLAAAIEEGQVDLHRDHFFDPGYAMVGGARIRCWKHGGHGSQSYLQVVENSCNPGFIAMGQRLGKDRLFDYIRRFGFGQKTGVDLPGEGTGILFKLDRVGPVELATTSFGQGVSVTPIQQVAAISAAINGGYLVQPHVGKQWVNPESHEVTEIINVPKGEQVISEETSTKVREALESVVANGSGRAAYLDGFRVGGKTGTAQKVGPNGRYLANEHIVSFIGFAPADEPAVVIYVAVDNPSGIQFGSVVSAPVVQKIMEDVLEYLEVEPRKNQLPKQYRWGDPILYEVPDLRGMSIDELRQSYFQLPIEVTGHGEQVIMQSPAPGTKVEEGKRIRIYLGDNLQEKN, from the coding sequence ATGAAAAACTCCAATGTAACAATACGTAAGCGGCTTGCAATCACACTGTTTTTCAGTATATTGCTCTACTTTTTATTATTAGCTCGTTTTGCATATGTTCAATTATTCGCAGGGCAAGAATTGATGGATAAAGCGGAAAATCTTTGGACTCGGGATGTTCCATTCGATGCAAAACGGGGACAGATCTTGGATCGGAATGGACATGTATTAGCCTACAATGTAAGTGTACCTTCAGTGATGTTAATTCCCTCGCAAATTGTCGATAAGGATGAAACAGCTTTTCAGCTTGCTCACATTCTCGAAATTGATCGAGACAAGATAGATAAGCTTGTACGCAAACGACAGTTATTGGTTTGGATCGCACCGGAAGGTAGAAGAATTTCGGAGGAGAAAGCACAGGCAATTGGAGCACTACAGCTACCAGGTGTCCTCATTGTGGAGGATAGTCAACGTTATTATCCCCATGGTGAGCTAGCCGCACATATTTTAGGCTTTACAGGTGTTGATAATCAAGGGTTGACTGGGGTTGAACGTCAATACGATCAACGTCTTGTGGGTAACCGAGGATATATTTCCTTCTATGCGGATGCGAAAGGGAAAATGATGCCCAATCAGAGTGAGCGCTTTCTTCCACCGCGCGATGGAGAGGATCTCTATTTAACCATCGATATCAATATTCAGAAGATCATTGAACGAGAATTAGATTCAGCAGTGCAGCAGTTTCAACCCGATAATATTTTGGCCATTGCAATGGACCCAGGTAATGGAGAAATATTGGGTATGGCTTCACGTCCTACCTATCATCCTGGGCAGTATCGAGAGTACGAGAGCGAAATCTACAATCGCAATCTACCGATTTGGAAAACCTATGAGCCTGGTTCAACCTTTAAAGTGATTACTTTAGCTGCTGCGATCGAGGAAGGTCAGGTGGATCTTCATCGTGATCACTTTTTTGACCCGGGGTATGCCATGGTAGGTGGTGCAAGAATTCGTTGTTGGAAGCATGGTGGACATGGTTCTCAGTCCTATCTACAAGTTGTAGAGAACTCTTGCAATCCAGGATTTATCGCCATGGGCCAACGCTTGGGAAAGGATCGCTTGTTTGATTATATTCGACGTTTTGGGTTTGGTCAGAAGACAGGCGTTGATTTGCCAGGTGAGGGGACAGGTATTCTCTTTAAGTTGGATCGTGTAGGGCCTGTGGAGTTAGCCACCACTTCCTTTGGTCAAGGTGTTTCCGTCACACCGATTCAACAAGTCGCAGCAATTTCAGCTGCTATTAATGGGGGATACTTGGTCCAACCCCATGTAGGAAAGCAGTGGGTGAATCCTGAATCTCATGAGGTTACAGAGATCATCAATGTTCCTAAAGGAGAACAAGTCATCTCCGAGGAGACTAGTACCAAGGTACGTGAGGCATTGGAAAGCGTGGTAGCCAATGGCTCTGGTCGTGCAGCTTATCTCGATGGTTTTCGTGTTGGTGGTAAGACAGGTACAGCACAGAAGGTTGGACCTAATGGGCGATATCTTGCCAATGAACATATCGTTTCGTTTATCGGGTTTGCTCCTGCAGATGAACCTGCTGTAGTCATCTATGTAGCTGTAGATAATCCTAGTGGTATTCAGTTTGGCTCGGTGGTTTCAGCACCGGTGGTTCAAAAAATCATGGAGGATGTCTTAGAATACCTGGAGGTTGAACCACGGAAAAATCAGCTGCCCAAGCAATATCGCTGGGGTGATCCCATTCTCTATGAGGTACCTGATCTACGGGGAATGTCCATTGATGAACTACGGCAGAGTTATTTTCAGCTCCCTATTGAGGTTACAGGCCATGGTGAGCAGGTGATTATGCAGTCACCAGCCCCAGGAACAAAAGTAGAAGAGGGAAAGCGAATCCGCATATATCTAGGTGACAATCTGCAGGAGAAGAATTAG
- a CDS encoding penicillin-binding transpeptidase domain-containing protein, with product MLVLENLPKKVEGRMSEMSQFRRKTKVRAMGIGLIVTLLFFLLMFKSFTLQVVDAEWLQEQAVKYWRSSSVLEPQRGTITDRNGKPFAYEGRAYNVVAVLNSKADSYVEDKLGTAVKLAPILKMDVDQLNKLLSKDGVYQVELRPGGYKITQDVAQQVMALELPGIELVKTTKRFYPNGSFASHVLGYVNLDNEPVMGIEKDFNVQLEGKAGFQLFTKDKRGYQLAATKASLEKPENGKKIILTIDERIQQYVEKALDEAEREFHPNRMSVLVVDPNNMEILAMANRPHFNPSEYWKGISNYVNYSVGAPFEPGSTFKIVTLSAAVEEGLFNPEERYQSGRLKVPGGIVPDVNTHWGELTFLEGVQRSSNVAFAILGYERLQKERLFQYIERFGFMKQTGIEVSGEAAGGVAKDIAHVVPIELANISFGQGINVTAIQMVTAVSAVANGGTLLKPHIVKEIIDEDTGAVLYQSQREEIHRVISEETAKQVTEYLVSTVTSEHGTARKYEIPGYEVAGKTGTAQKIENGRYSNTKHIVSFIGYAPKDDPQLLVYVVVDEPQLEFPYIGSKVLAPIFTSVMQSSLQYLNVAPNSEMVVVSNQAQSYQLPSFEGEQVLPTKKMLLEQGKNVEVVGTGDTIIQQYPRPNTVVTNEQTIYLLVQKPEEIPIPDFTGTSLREVMEYTSLLGIQAQTDGQGYVIAQSIEPGVKIASDQVIHFRLQPLSGPVPGQGRDEEIEDISEQQQQEGNSEQESQDSNEGKGGQRETGTIPFE from the coding sequence ATGTTAGTGCTCGAGAATTTGCCGAAGAAAGTCGAGGGGCGGATGAGTGAGATGAGTCAATTTCGGAGGAAGACAAAAGTTCGAGCGATGGGCATTGGACTTATTGTCACGCTCCTATTTTTTTTGCTAATGTTTAAGTCTTTTACCCTTCAAGTAGTAGATGCGGAGTGGCTACAGGAGCAGGCGGTAAAATATTGGCGTAGCTCCTCTGTACTGGAACCACAGAGAGGAACTATCACTGATCGGAATGGTAAGCCTTTTGCCTATGAGGGGCGGGCGTATAATGTGGTAGCTGTACTCAATTCGAAAGCAGACTCCTATGTTGAGGATAAGCTGGGAACGGCAGTGAAGCTAGCTCCCATTCTTAAGATGGATGTGGATCAACTTAATAAATTATTGAGTAAGGACGGGGTTTACCAAGTAGAGCTTCGTCCAGGTGGTTATAAGATTACGCAGGATGTGGCCCAACAGGTTATGGCACTTGAGTTGCCTGGCATCGAATTAGTGAAGACCACCAAGCGCTTCTATCCCAATGGATCATTTGCCTCCCATGTACTAGGCTATGTGAACCTCGATAATGAGCCGGTGATGGGAATTGAAAAAGACTTCAATGTACAATTGGAAGGGAAAGCGGGATTCCAACTCTTTACGAAGGATAAGCGAGGGTACCAGTTGGCTGCTACCAAAGCTTCTTTAGAAAAACCAGAAAACGGTAAAAAAATCATTCTAACGATTGATGAAAGAATCCAACAATATGTGGAGAAAGCATTGGATGAAGCGGAAAGGGAGTTTCATCCCAATCGGATGAGTGTTCTTGTTGTCGACCCAAACAACATGGAGATATTAGCCATGGCGAATCGCCCACATTTTAATCCGTCAGAGTATTGGAAGGGGATTAGCAACTATGTAAATTACTCCGTTGGTGCCCCGTTTGAGCCGGGATCAACCTTTAAGATTGTGACCCTTTCAGCTGCTGTAGAAGAAGGACTCTTTAATCCGGAGGAACGCTATCAATCTGGAAGGTTAAAGGTTCCAGGTGGGATCGTTCCTGACGTAAATACCCATTGGGGAGAACTCACCTTTCTTGAAGGGGTACAACGTTCTAGTAACGTTGCCTTTGCTATTCTTGGCTATGAAAGATTACAGAAGGAACGACTCTTTCAATATATTGAACGGTTTGGATTTATGAAACAAACTGGTATAGAAGTTTCTGGGGAAGCGGCTGGCGGTGTCGCCAAAGATATTGCCCATGTTGTACCCATTGAGTTAGCTAATATTTCATTTGGACAAGGGATCAATGTCACCGCGATCCAGATGGTCACTGCTGTAAGTGCAGTTGCCAATGGAGGTACTCTTCTAAAACCTCATATTGTGAAGGAGATTATTGACGAGGATACTGGCGCTGTACTCTATCAAAGCCAGCGTGAGGAGATCCATCGTGTTATCTCAGAAGAAACAGCTAAACAGGTGACGGAATATCTTGTATCTACCGTAACCAGTGAACATGGCACGGCGAGAAAATATGAAATCCCTGGCTATGAGGTAGCAGGAAAAACAGGGACAGCTCAAAAAATTGAAAATGGCCGTTATTCAAATACCAAGCATATTGTCTCCTTTATCGGATACGCACCAAAGGATGATCCACAATTATTGGTCTATGTTGTTGTAGATGAACCACAATTGGAATTTCCTTATATCGGTAGTAAGGTGCTTGCCCCAATTTTTACATCAGTGATGCAGAGTAGCTTACAGTATCTCAATGTAGCACCTAATTCTGAAATGGTGGTTGTATCTAATCAGGCACAATCCTATCAATTACCTAGCTTTGAAGGTGAGCAGGTCCTTCCTACAAAGAAGATGCTATTAGAGCAGGGGAAAAATGTGGAGGTTGTGGGTACGGGGGACACGATCATTCAGCAATACCCTCGCCCCAATACGGTGGTGACCAATGAGCAGACCATTTATTTATTGGTACAAAAGCCAGAGGAAATTCCGATCCCTGATTTTACAGGGACTTCATTGCGTGAGGTGATGGAGTATACCTCATTATTAGGAATTCAAGCACAAACGGATGGTCAAGGCTATGTCATTGCTCAATCCATTGAGCCTGGAGTAAAAATTGCTAGCGACCAGGTGATTCATTTCCGTTTACAGCCTCTTTCTGGTCCCGTTCCAGGCCAGGGAAGAGATGAAGAGATAGAGGATATATCTGAGCAACAACAGCAGGAGGGTAATTCAGAACAGGAATCACAGGATTCCAACGAAGGAAAAGGGGGGCAACGGGAAACAGGGACAATTCCTTTTGAGTAA
- the ftsL gene encoding cell division protein FtsL, translating into MSGQTYGTGVSTERVVEMRSGLSGFDKLLYIFLIIAIVLMSTLILSRYGQINKYNYQLQQLQIEIQDLKDRNQQLLYEKEQLSNQERIISFAESKGLKMGNGTVKVLTSNPQEQMVQKENGDVSAREFAEESRGADE; encoded by the coding sequence ATGAGTGGGCAAACGTATGGTACCGGTGTTTCAACTGAAAGAGTTGTAGAAATGCGTAGTGGTTTAAGCGGCTTTGATAAATTATTATATATCTTTCTAATCATTGCTATCGTTCTCATGTCCACATTGATTCTTTCACGCTATGGACAGATTAATAAGTATAACTATCAACTACAACAGCTGCAGATTGAAATTCAAGATTTAAAGGATCGGAATCAACAGCTATTGTATGAAAAAGAGCAACTATCCAATCAGGAGAGGATTATTAGCTTTGCAGAATCGAAGGGATTAAAGATGGGAAACGGAACCGTGAAAGTACTCACATCGAATCCTCAAGAGCAGATGGTACAGAAAGAGAATGGAGATGTTAGTGCTCGAGAATTTGCCGAAGAAAGTCGAGGGGCGGATGAGTGA
- the rsmH gene encoding 16S rRNA (cytosine(1402)-N(4))-methyltransferase RsmH yields the protein MFHHVTVLQHEAVEALNVQEDGIYVDATLGGGGHSELIAQRLGSEGRLFAFDQDEEALQATQERLQKYADRITYIHANFRRLQEELATFGVNKIDGILFDLGVSSPQLDDAERGFSYQKDAPLDMRMDRTQPLSAKGLVNTWPEQELASIIWRYGEERFSKRIAHAICQARAEAPIETTLQLAELVKNAIPAATRRTGGHPAKRTFQAIRIAVNDELGAFTEAVQAGVQLLNLHGRIAVITFHSLEDRICKEIYQEAAKGCECPPAFPVCVCGRQPSVKIITRKPILPTDEEVATNRRAHSAKLRVAEKILE from the coding sequence ATGTTTCATCATGTGACTGTGTTACAACATGAAGCTGTAGAAGCACTCAATGTACAAGAGGATGGCATCTATGTCGACGCAACTTTGGGTGGTGGAGGTCACAGTGAACTGATTGCCCAACGTCTTGGTTCGGAAGGGCGGCTCTTCGCCTTTGACCAAGATGAAGAAGCACTACAGGCTACCCAAGAGCGACTACAGAAGTACGCTGATCGGATTACCTATATCCATGCTAATTTTCGTAGGCTCCAAGAGGAGCTTGCGACATTTGGTGTCAATAAAATTGATGGAATTCTTTTCGACCTTGGTGTTTCTTCGCCACAATTAGATGATGCTGAACGAGGTTTTAGCTACCAGAAGGATGCTCCATTGGATATGCGCATGGATCGTACGCAACCGCTATCAGCAAAAGGACTTGTGAACACATGGCCTGAGCAAGAACTGGCATCGATTATCTGGCGATATGGCGAGGAACGATTTTCGAAGCGGATCGCACATGCAATCTGTCAAGCAAGGGCTGAAGCACCAATCGAGACAACACTTCAATTGGCGGAGTTAGTCAAGAATGCGATCCCTGCTGCAACACGTAGAACTGGTGGTCATCCAGCAAAACGCACCTTTCAGGCGATCCGAATTGCTGTCAATGATGAGCTAGGTGCATTCACCGAGGCGGTTCAAGCAGGAGTCCAATTGCTAAACCTTCATGGCAGGATCGCTGTGATTACATTTCACAGCTTAGAGGATCGAATTTGTAAAGAGATTTATCAAGAAGCAGCAAAAGGCTGTGAGTGTCCCCCTGCATTTCCTGTTTGTGTTTGTGGACGCCAACCCTCTGTGAAAATTATTACAAGAAAACCGATTCTTCCAACAGACGAGGAAGTAGCAACAAATCGTCGAGCACACTCAGCGAAGTTACGGGTGGCTGAAAAAATACTGGAATAA
- the mraZ gene encoding division/cell wall cluster transcriptional repressor MraZ encodes MLMGEYQHSLDAKGRIFMPAKLRELLGDSFIITRGLDRCLFVYPPAEWQAIEQKFRALPVTRADARKFTRFFFSGAVDAELDKQGRVNIPAHLREYAHLEKDCVIIGVSNRVEIWSYDEWQKYYEESEESFAEIAETIVDFQL; translated from the coding sequence GTGTTGATGGGAGAATACCAGCATTCTTTAGATGCAAAAGGTAGAATCTTTATGCCAGCCAAGTTGCGTGAGCTTCTGGGGGACTCCTTTATTATCACACGGGGGCTTGACCGCTGCTTATTTGTCTACCCACCTGCTGAGTGGCAAGCAATAGAGCAAAAGTTTAGAGCTCTGCCGGTAACACGTGCCGATGCCCGCAAATTTACACGTTTCTTCTTTTCTGGTGCTGTTGATGCCGAGCTTGATAAGCAAGGACGTGTCAATATACCTGCCCACCTTCGTGAATATGCCCATTTGGAAAAGGACTGTGTCATTATTGGTGTCTCCAATCGGGTGGAAATATGGTCCTATGATGAATGGCAAAAGTACTATGAAGAATCTGAAGAATCCTTTGCGGAAATTGCCGAGACCATTGTGGATTTCCAACTGTAG
- the bshC gene encoding bacillithiol biosynthesis cysteine-adding enzyme BshC, with amino-acid sequence MKIEACQIGFSNPIFEAYCTEYSRVSSLFAYPPFMDTSFHDRVGQLKQYPKDRRKDVGEALLQYNKLVDNHPRALENIHRFIDEDALVIVGGQQAGILTGPLYSIYKAISIVQLANKWSESLQRPVIPVFWIAGEDHDFAEVNHTYLLNKDNSIERQRLPLEGEQRIPISYRRIEPKVLSEYVNHFFDSCLQTEFTLSLKQAYLELAQASSSLTEFFSKIMVRLLGEHGLVLIDSAYPPLRHVESPLFARIIKENSQVQAAFRQGKMQVMELDYPCQIQTVEENGHLFYIKEQERELLDHMEGKWSGKHGELKWDTPALLRLLEADPSRFSSNVVTRPLMQEYLFPTLAFVAGPGEIAYWAMLKPLFQWLGSPMPPIIPRFSGTIVEGTIQKLLRKYDLKCTQVLHGVEQYKDAWIKGQDDQQLLAQFTHLQEDLVRRYDTILAGLEQIHDGMKQLGEKNLQKILEQVQFLQQRTLNEMEKQHHTAIQHFQRMEYGLLPTGRYQERTYNIFQYINKYGENWFKELMQCDLPADGCHYEICLGGATDSPA; translated from the coding sequence ATGAAGATAGAAGCATGTCAGATTGGATTTTCCAATCCTATTTTTGAAGCATACTGTACAGAATATTCACGTGTATCATCGCTCTTTGCTTATCCACCATTTATGGATACAAGCTTCCATGATCGGGTGGGCCAATTAAAACAGTATCCAAAGGATCGGCGAAAAGATGTTGGAGAAGCACTGCTTCAATATAACAAACTGGTTGACAACCATCCTAGAGCGTTGGAAAATATCCATCGTTTCATCGATGAGGATGCCCTTGTGATTGTAGGAGGACAACAGGCAGGAATCTTAACAGGACCCCTCTATTCCATTTATAAGGCCATTTCCATTGTACAATTGGCTAATAAATGGAGTGAGAGCTTACAGCGCCCTGTCATTCCTGTTTTTTGGATCGCTGGGGAGGATCATGATTTTGCTGAGGTCAATCATACATATTTGCTTAACAAAGACAATAGCATTGAGCGACAAAGATTACCGCTAGAGGGTGAACAACGAATACCCATTTCATATCGGAGAATTGAGCCCAAGGTTTTATCTGAATATGTGAATCATTTTTTTGACAGCTGCCTGCAAACGGAATTTACTCTTTCCTTAAAACAGGCCTATCTGGAATTAGCGCAAGCCTCCAGTTCCTTGACGGAATTTTTCTCGAAGATCATGGTTCGGCTGCTTGGAGAGCATGGCTTAGTGTTAATTGATTCTGCTTACCCACCATTACGCCATGTGGAGTCACCATTATTTGCGAGGATCATCAAGGAGAATTCTCAGGTACAAGCAGCCTTTAGACAGGGAAAGATGCAAGTCATGGAGTTGGATTATCCCTGTCAGATTCAGACTGTGGAGGAGAATGGACATCTCTTCTACATTAAGGAGCAGGAACGGGAGCTGCTTGATCATATGGAGGGGAAATGGTCTGGAAAGCATGGTGAACTGAAGTGGGATACACCAGCACTACTCCGGCTTCTTGAAGCTGATCCCAGTCGCTTCAGTTCCAATGTGGTTACACGACCATTGATGCAAGAATATCTTTTTCCCACCCTTGCTTTTGTGGCTGGACCTGGAGAAATTGCTTACTGGGCGATGTTAAAACCACTCTTTCAATGGCTAGGGAGCCCCATGCCACCTATCATTCCACGTTTCTCAGGGACAATTGTTGAAGGAACGATTCAAAAATTACTACGTAAATATGATCTGAAATGCACGCAAGTTTTACATGGTGTGGAGCAATATAAGGATGCTTGGATTAAGGGACAGGACGACCAGCAGCTCCTTGCACAGTTTACCCACTTGCAAGAGGACTTAGTTCGTCGTTATGATACGATCCTTGCTGGATTGGAACAGATTCATGATGGCATGAAGCAGCTAGGAGAAAAGAACCTACAGAAAATTCTGGAGCAGGTACAATTTTTACAGCAACGAACCCTCAATGAGATGGAGAAACAGCACCATACAGCGATTCAACATTTTCAAAGGATGGAATATGGTCTATTACCAACGGGGAGATATCAAGAAAGAACTTATAATATTTTTCAATATATAAATAAGTATGGTGAGAACTGGTTTAAGGAATTAATGCAGTGTGATTTACCTGCAGATGGTTGTCACTATGAAATTTGCCTCGGCGGTGCCACTGATTCTCCAGCTTAA
- a CDS encoding TetR/AcrR family transcriptional regulator yields the protein MEMDSKQEIQWRIRQAAEKVFKERGYERADMRTIAQEANIAVGTIYNYYQNKALLYHDILIGEWETIRTRIERLMIEESSCRERIKQISALLFPFISGHINEWHEIMADVQYHHHGDKGRQAQLLAHQELKDQLNQLFMDGGYSSEQATRLTLTFVGTLTQLGVTYPENAEENTQYMTWLFTHLLTK from the coding sequence ATGGAAATGGATTCGAAACAGGAGATTCAATGGCGTATTCGACAAGCAGCTGAAAAGGTGTTTAAGGAACGAGGATATGAACGAGCTGATATGCGAACTATTGCCCAAGAAGCGAATATTGCTGTAGGCACCATCTATAACTATTATCAAAACAAGGCACTTTTGTATCACGATATATTAATTGGCGAGTGGGAAACCATCCGTACAAGAATTGAACGCTTGATGATTGAGGAATCCTCGTGCAGAGAGCGGATTAAACAGATTTCTGCATTGCTCTTCCCCTTTATTTCTGGTCATATCAATGAATGGCATGAAATTATGGCGGATGTTCAATATCATCACCATGGCGACAAGGGTCGACAGGCACAATTGCTCGCCCATCAAGAATTGAAAGACCAATTGAATCAACTGTTCATGGATGGCGGATATTCATCAGAGCAAGCAACGAGACTCACCTTAACCTTTGTTGGAACGCTTACACAGTTAGGCGTTACATATCCTGAAAATGCGGAGGAGAATACCCAATATATGACTTGGTTATTTACTCATCTGTTAACCAAGTAA
- a CDS encoding DUF3397 family protein: protein MFAFLVNILSIMITYPLLILPIIYIIFRIARQERKIAFQHTTDIITLFLLFNIQTAIYITYQSKAFLWWYAIVMLLFFIILALLQYKLHGDFYPQRLFRAGWRLSFLVLLILHVVTVVLGIIYQYQIS from the coding sequence GTGTTTGCATTCTTGGTTAATATCTTATCGATAATGATCACTTATCCACTTTTGATATTGCCGATTATTTATATCATTTTTCGAATTGCCCGCCAGGAAAGAAAAATAGCCTTTCAGCATACCACGGATATCATCACACTTTTCTTGCTCTTCAATATCCAAACGGCGATTTACATCACCTATCAATCAAAGGCTTTTCTTTGGTGGTATGCCATTGTCATGCTCCTATTTTTCATTATTCTTGCCTTATTGCAGTATAAATTGCATGGCGACTTTTACCCACAACGTCTATTCCGTGCTGGCTGGCGTTTAAGTTTTTTAGTTCTGCTTATACTACATGTAGTTACTGTAGTACTAGGAATCATATATCAATATCAAATCTCGTAA
- a CDS encoding acyl-CoA carboxylase subunit beta yields MEEINQTWQERVGRILQGGVAKYHEQQKAQGKWFVRERLQRLLDPDSIMVEDGLFANCLESGLPADGVVTVMGKIAGQTVCVMANDSTVKAGSWGPHTVEKIIRIQELADRLEVPMFYLVDSAGARITDQLEMFPGRRGAGKIFYQQVRMSGRVPQVCLLFGPSAAGGAYIPAFCDVVIMVEGNSSMYLGSPRMAEMVIGEKVSLEEMGGAAMHCRISGCGDFLASDEEEAIVIARGYLQYMPANYRHSTPIQESQEPDGEANAKLSTIIPKHPNAPFNMKELIHGIIDADSFLEIKEEFAPELITALARMGGRTIGIVANQPSVKGGVLFVDSADKAARFIHLCDAYQIPLLFLADVPGFMIGTKVEQAGIIRHGAKMIAAVSEATVPKISLIVRKAYGAGLYAMAGPAFEPDCCLALPDAQIAVMGPEAAVNAVYLNKIAQLKDEEERQRFIHEKRREYQEDIDIYRLGSKLIVDGIIPIENVRQELIHRYALYATKNMTFSQRKKPVYPV; encoded by the coding sequence ATGGAAGAGATTAATCAAACATGGCAAGAGCGAGTCGGGCGGATTTTACAAGGTGGTGTAGCAAAATATCATGAGCAGCAAAAGGCACAAGGGAAATGGTTCGTAAGAGAACGGCTCCAGCGCCTATTAGATCCAGACTCGATCATGGTTGAGGATGGATTATTTGCAAATTGTTTAGAATCTGGTCTTCCTGCAGATGGTGTAGTGACTGTAATGGGAAAGATCGCTGGCCAAACTGTATGTGTCATGGCTAATGACTCTACAGTTAAGGCAGGCTCTTGGGGACCTCATACGGTGGAGAAAATCATTCGAATTCAGGAGTTAGCGGACCGTTTAGAAGTGCCAATGTTTTATTTAGTGGACTCTGCAGGTGCAAGAATTACCGATCAACTGGAGATGTTCCCAGGGAGACGAGGAGCAGGTAAAATTTTTTATCAACAGGTTCGCATGTCGGGAAGAGTTCCGCAGGTTTGTCTGCTTTTTGGACCATCAGCAGCTGGTGGGGCATATATTCCAGCATTTTGTGATGTGGTCATCATGGTAGAAGGAAATAGTAGCATGTATTTGGGCTCCCCAAGGATGGCAGAGATGGTGATTGGAGAAAAAGTAAGCTTGGAGGAGATGGGTGGGGCTGCCATGCATTGTCGAATCAGTGGTTGTGGAGATTTTTTGGCTAGCGATGAAGAAGAAGCGATCGTCATCGCTCGTGGCTACCTCCAATATATGCCCGCCAATTATCGCCATTCTACTCCAATTCAGGAGAGTCAAGAGCCTGATGGAGAAGCCAATGCAAAACTTTCTACCATTATTCCCAAGCATCCTAATGCTCCGTTTAATATGAAGGAGTTGATTCATGGTATCATCGATGCAGATAGTTTCTTAGAAATTAAAGAAGAGTTTGCCCCTGAGTTGATTACTGCCCTCGCACGTATGGGAGGGCGAACCATTGGCATTGTGGCCAATCAACCCTCGGTTAAAGGTGGGGTTTTATTTGTTGATTCTGCAGATAAGGCTGCACGCTTTATCCATCTCTGTGACGCATACCAGATTCCTTTACTCTTTTTGGCTGATGTGCCTGGTTTTATGATAGGAACAAAGGTCGAGCAAGCAGGGATCATTCGTCATGGGGCGAAAATGATCGCTGCGGTAAGTGAGGCTACTGTACCAAAGATCTCTTTGATTGTACGAAAGGCGTATGGCGCTGGACTTTATGCGATGGCAGGTCCAGCCTTTGAACCAGATTGCTGCCTGGCCTTACCGGATGCACAAATTGCGGTGATGGGACCAGAAGCAGCAGTGAATGCAGTTTATTTGAATAAAATTGCCCAGCTCAAGGATGAAGAGGAACGTCAACGCTTCATCCACGAAAAGCGTAGGGAGTATCAAGAGGATATCGATATTTATCGCTTAGGCTCCAAGTTGATTGTGGATGGAATCATCCCCATTGAAAATGTACGTCAGGAGTTGATCCATCGTTACGCTCTTTACGCTACGAAGAACATGACCTTTTCACAGCGTAAAAAGCCAGTATATCCTGTTTGA